The following are encoded in a window of Rhinolophus sinicus isolate RSC01 linkage group LG12, ASM3656204v1, whole genome shotgun sequence genomic DNA:
- the ST3GAL1 gene encoding CMP-N-acetylneuraminate-beta-galactosamide-alpha-2,3-sialyltransferase 1 encodes MRKRTLKLLTFFVLFIFLTSFLLNYSHTVVTPTWFPKQMVIEFSENLKKLMTYSHRPCTCARCIGERKVSSWFDERFNWSMQPLLTAQNALLEEDTYRWWLKLQREKQPSNLNDTIKELFQVVPGNMDPLLEKKSMGCRRCAVVGNSGNLKEAWYGPQIDSHDFVLRMNKAPTVGFEADVGSKTTHHLVYPESFRDLAENVSMILVPFKTLDLQWVISAVTTGTISHTYVPVPKKIKVQKNKILIYHPAFIKYVFDSWLKGHGRYPSTGILSVIFSLHICDEVDLYGFGADSKGNWHHYWENNPSAGAFRKTGVHDGDFESNVTATLESINKIRIFKGR; translated from the exons ATGAGGAAAAGGACCCTCAAACTGCTCACCTTCTTCGTCCTCTTCAtcttcctcacctccttcctcCTGAACTACTCCCACACCGTGGTGACCCCCACCTGGTTCCCCAAGCAGATGGTCATTGAGTTCTCGGAGAACCTGAAGAAGCTTATGACCTACTCTCACCGGCCTTGCACCTGCGCCCGCTGCATCGGGGAGCGGAAGGTCTCGTCCTGGTTCGATGAGAGGTTCAACTGGTCTATGCAGCCGCTGCTGACGGCGCAGAACGCGCTCCTGGAGGAAGACACCTACCGCTGGTGGCTG AAGCTGCAGCGGGAGAAGCAGCCCAGTAACTTGAATGACACCATCAAGGAGCTGTTCCAAGTGGTTCCTGGGAACATGGACCCCCTGCTGGAGAAGAAGTCCATGGGCTGTCGGCGCTGTGCCGTGGTGGGCAACTCGGGCAACCTGAAGGAGGCCTGGTACGGGCCTCAGATTGACAGCCACGACTTTGTGCTAAG gATGAACAAGGCGCCCACCGTGGGCTTTGAGGCCGACGTGGGAAGTAAGACCACCCACCATCTCGTGTACCCTGAGAGCTTCAGGGACCTGGCAGAGAACGTCAGCATGATTCTGGTGCCCTTCAAGACCCTGGACCTGCAGTGGGTTATCAGTGCCGTCACCACGGGCACCATCTCTCA CACCTACGTTCCTGTCCCCAAGAAGATCAAAGTGCAAAAGAATAAG ATCCTGATATATCACCCGGCCTTCATCAAGTACGTCTTCGACAGCTGGCTGAAGGGCCATGGGCGGTACCCGTCCACTGGCATCCTCTCGGTCATCTTCTCCCTGCACATCTGTGATGAG GTGGACTTGTATGGCTTCGGGGCAGACAGCAAAGGGAATTGGCACCACTACTGGGAGAACAACCCATCGGCGGGGGCTTTCCGCAAGACTGGGGTGCACGATGGAGACTTTGAGTCCAATGTGACAGCCACCTTGGAGTCCATCAACAAAATCCGGATATTCAAGGGGAGATGA